A window from Musa acuminata AAA Group cultivar baxijiao chromosome BXJ3-10, Cavendish_Baxijiao_AAA, whole genome shotgun sequence encodes these proteins:
- the LOC135651919 gene encoding U-box domain-containing protein 41-like, whose protein sequence is MGSSKLRWKFSFRRPAAAASSPSHSASSSPSFTTEMPVEFLCPISRSIMADPVIVPSGHTFERSCIQGCLDLAFPPPGLPLDLHLPFSSPAAAPQLLLIPNAALKSAIFAWCARCGLPPPHPVPTEAALALVRCLMPRDRSTPPSATVPVATATPSDGGKDENDGACNGGKGEDVRASEFFEGGKSQKDDVLASESEVTLITPPSPFEREREKNKCSSSSTVSTPSSSSCHSSSSYSSSEIVVVVVDERLDRERIPSVANSPSLRTTDAMEEILIGSRDLDAGQQESAAAALRKATRESRDRRVALCTPRLLGALRPVLLSPCAAVQINAAAAIVNLSLEPVNKVRILRSGMVPALVEVLRRGHPEARDHAAGALFGLALEDENRAAIGVLGAISPLLNMFAGPSADGPRARRDAGLALYHLSLAAANRSKIARTPGASHALLAVAAERDEEDAAAPGEQGQGLGPATIAAMVIHNLAGCNEGRAALMGAGAVTALVRLIKGPPLTAAEEQCVAALYWMSQGSLRFRCLAKAAGAEQVLMKVATEGGGGGPLREMARRAVRAMRGEEDDEAAMAAHGFGAEADGSSAVSDGLMSFRRRRNGFGCRPDGIKSAKF, encoded by the coding sequence ATGGGAAGCAGCAAGCTGCGGTGGAAGTTCTCCTTCCGCcgtcccgccgccgccgcctcctcgccGTCGCACTCCGCTTCGTCTTCGCCTTCCTTCACGACGGAGATGCCGGTGGAGTTCCTCTGCCCCATCTCCCGCTCCATCATGGCTGACCCCGTCATCGTCCCCTCCGGCCACACCTTCGAGCGCAGCTGCATCCAGGGCTGCCTCGACCTCGCCTTCCCCCCGCCAGGCCTCCCCCTTGACCTCCACCTTCCCTTCTCCTCGCCGGCAGCGGCGCCGCAACTCCTCCTCATCCCCAACGCCGCCCTCAAGTCCGCCATCTTCGCCTGGTGCGCCCGCTGCGGCCTGCCCCCTCCTCACCCCGTCCCGACCGAAGCTGCCCTCGCCCTCGTCCGCTGTCTTATGCCCCGAGATCGATCTACTCCTCCTTCTGCCACTGTCCCAGTCGCCACAGCAACGCCCTCTGATGGCGGAAAAGACGAAAATGATGGAGCCTGCAATGGAGGTAAAGGTGAGGATGTGCGAGCTTCCGAGTTCTTCGAAGGCGGAAAGAGTCAGAAAGATGATGTTTTGGCTTCGGAATCGGAAGTGACGCTCATCACTCCTCCCTCTCCCTTCGAGCGAGAGCGGGAGAAGAACAAATGTTCCAGCTCTTCGACGGTGTCTACTCCGTCGTCGTCCTCTTGTCACTCATCGTCTTCCTATTCTTCTTCTgagatcgtcgtcgtcgtcgtcgatgaAAGGCTGGATCGGGAGCGAATTCCAAGCGTCGCCAATTCGCCATCGCTGAGGACGACCGATGCGATGGAAGAGATCTTGATCGGGTCGAGAGATTTGGATGCCGGGCAGCAGGAATCCGCCGCGGCAGCCCTCCGTAAGGCCACGAGGGAGAGCCGCGACCGGCGCGTCGCCCTCTGCACCCCGCGCCTTCTCGGCGCTCTACGCCCCGTGCTCCTCTCGCCCTGCGCCGCCGTCCAGATCAATGCCGCCGCGGCAATTGTGAACCTATCGCTGGAACCGGTGAATAAAGTTAGGATTTTGAGGTCAGGCATGGTGCCAGCGCTCGTCGAGGTGCTCCGACGCGGCCACCCGGAGGCCCGCGACCACGCCGCCGGTGCCCTTTTCGGCCTCGCCCTCGAGGACGAGAACCGCGCCGCGATCGGCGTACTGGGGGCCATCTCGCCGCTCCTCAACATGTTCGCCGGTCCCTCCGCCGACGGTCCCCGCGCCCGCCGCGACGCTGGGTTGGCGCTCTACCACCTCTCCCTCGCCGCTGCCAACCGGTCCAAAATCGCGCGCACTCCCGGGGCATCGCACGCGCTGCTCGCGGTGGCGGCAGAGAGGGACGAGGAGGATGCAGCCGCTCCGGGGGAGCAGGGGCAGGGCCTGGGGCCAGCGACGATAGCGGCGATGGTGATCCACAACCTGGCCGGGTGCAACGAGGGGCGCGCGGCGCTGATGGGTGCAGGCGCGGTGACCGCTTTGGTGAGGCTGATCAAGGGACCGCCACTGACGGCGGCGGAGGAGCAATGCGTGGCGGCTCTGTACTGGATGAGCCAGGGGAGCCTGCGGTTCCGTTGTCTGGCAAAGGCTGCGGGGGCGGAACAGGTGCTGATGAAGGTGGCGACGGAGGGCGGCGGAGGAGGACCCCTGCGGGAGATGGCGAGGAGGGCGGTGAGGGCGATGCGGGGGGAGGAAGACGACGAGGCGGCAATGGCGGCCCACGGGTTCGGGGCGGAGGCGGACGGTAGCAGCGCCGTATCGGACGGGCTGATGTCGTTTCGGCGGCGTCGCAACGGCTTCGGTTGCAGACCGGATGGCATCAAGTCGGCCAAGTTCTGA